GTCTTTCCACGGCTCGAAGAAGGCGTCGCCGTCGGACTGGGCGATGGTCGGGGCGATGTTGGACAGTTTCTGGTAGGTGTCGGCATCTAGGCCGGCGTTGGTCGCCACGATCAGGTCGGGCTTGAGACCGGCGATCTGGTCGACCTGGATCCCGTTCTCCAAATTGAGCAGAACCGGTTGTGCCGCAGCGAGTTTCGGCTGCGCCCAGGGCCAGACGCCGAAGGGCTGGTCGCCGAACCAGTTGGTCACCGCGATGGGTACCACACCCACGGCGAGCAGATCGTCCTGCTCGGTGTAACCGGCGCTGACCACCCGCTTGGGCGGTTCCTTGACGACGGTCTGACCGAACAGGTGGGTCACCGTCACCGCTCCACCGCCGGGCGATCCCGGCGCCGGCTTGGGAGCCCGAACATCCCGCCGTAACCGCCGCAGCGCTTGCGCCGAGCAGTCCCGCGGCCCCGACGACCTGCAAGAACCCCCCGCCGACTCCATGCCTGCTGCACAGCAGGAGAGTATCGCGTGTCTTACCGGGCCGTCAGTTACGTGGCCTTACTACTCGGAGGCACGTTTGGGTGAGTAGCCGTGCCAGGGTGAGTAATCGGCGATCAGTTCCTCCTGGGGCGGACGTAGCTCCGGTGGCACATGCTGCAGGTTGACCCGGATCCGGTACCAGATCGAACTGGGCCCGCGCATCCCGTCGACCAGCACGTCGGCCGGATGCAGCCGCTCGGCCGCCGCGGGGTGGCGGCCGCGCCAGGTATCCAACGCGGCCATCGCCTCGTCCTTGGTCTTGGTTCGGGCGACTTCGATGAGCGGCATCGACGACACCCGCCTGCCGTCGGTGCCCTGCCCAGGCTTCCTCGCGCCCCGTGGCGCCTTCTCCGGCGGGCCAAGTTCCTCGGCCAGCGCCAGCAGCCGGTCCAGGCTGCCGGTGGTCGAGTCCATACCCGTCCACGGGTCACCCAGGTTGGCGAACCGGCTCGGCACGGTGGCCAGGGTGAACCGCTCCGGGCGGCAGCCGGCGACCTCGTCCCAGTGCAGCGGTGTGGACACCCGCGCATCCGGGGTGGCCCGCACCGAGTAGGCCGAGGCAACGGTGCGGTCCTTGGCGTTCTGGTTGAAGTCGACGAACACCCCTTCGCGTTCCTCCTTCCACCAGCGGCTCGTCGCCAGCTCGGGGACCCGGCGCTCAACCTCGCGGGCGACCGTTTGCGCCGCCAGTCGCACCTTGCTGAACGGCCAGCGCGGCGCGATCCGGGTGTAGATATGGAAACCGCGTGACCCCGACGTCTTCGGCCACGCGGTCAGCCCGTGATCCTCGAGAACCTCGCGGGCCACCTGGGCCACGTCGACGATGCCCTGCCAAGAGACCCCGGGCATCGGGTCCAGGTCGACCCGCAGCTCGTCGGGGTGGTCGAGGTCGCCGGCCTGGACCGGGTGCGGATTGAGGTCCACGCAGCCCAGGTTGATCACCCAGGCCAGCCCGGCCGCGTCGTGGATGACGGCCTCGTCGGCGGACGTTCCGGACGCGTAGCGCAGGGTGGCGACGTCCACCCAGTCCGGGCGCTTAGCCGGTGCCCGCTTCTGAAAGACCGCCTCCTCGGAGATGCCCTTGACGAAGCGCTTGAGGATCATCGGACGGCCGGCCACCCCGCGCAGCGCCCCCTCGGCCACCGCCAGGTAGTAGCGGATCAGATCGAGCTTGGTGATGCCCGCGTCGGGAAAGACGATCTTGTCGGGGAGGGTGACGGTGACCTCGCGCCCGTCCACGTCCAGCGACACGGGTTTGGTCATGGAAGTCG
The nucleotide sequence above comes from Mycobacterium kiyosense. Encoded proteins:
- a CDS encoding DNA polymerase domain-containing protein; this encodes MTKPVSLDVDGREVTVTLPDKIVFPDAGITKLDLIRYYLAVAEGALRGVAGRPMILKRFVKGISEEAVFQKRAPAKRPDWVDVATLRYASGTSADEAVIHDAAGLAWVINLGCVDLNPHPVQAGDLDHPDELRVDLDPMPGVSWQGIVDVAQVAREVLEDHGLTAWPKTSGSRGFHIYTRIAPRWPFSKVRLAAQTVAREVERRVPELATSRWWKEEREGVFVDFNQNAKDRTVASAYSVRATPDARVSTPLHWDEVAGCRPERFTLATVPSRFANLGDPWTGMDSTTGSLDRLLALAEELGPPEKAPRGARKPGQGTDGRRVSSMPLIEVARTKTKDEAMAALDTWRGRHPAAAERLHPADVLVDGMRGPSSIWYRIRVNLQHVPPELRPPQEELIADYSPWHGYSPKRASE